A window of Roseburia hominis A2-183 genomic DNA:
GAGGCTTTTGACAAAGTGGCGCGTGCCATTGGACTCGGCTATCCGGGTGGACCGAAGATTGAAAAAGTGGCGCATGAGGGGAATCCGCATGCGGTAGAGTTCCCGCACGCCAAAATCGTGGACGGCCCGTATGACTTCAGCTTCAGCGGCTTGAAGTCTGCGGTGCTCAACTATTTAAACGGTTGTAAAATGAAGAACATTCCGATCGTACAGGCGGATATTGCGGCGTCCTTCCAGAAAGCGGTGACGGACGTGCTGATCGGAAATGCCATGAAAGCGATTGATGAATTCGGAATGGACAAATTTGCGATTGCGGGTGGAGTTGCGTCCAACGGCACCCTGCGTGAGGGAATGCGTGCGGCGTGCGAGAAGAAGGGCGTGGCATTTTATCATCCGTCGCCGATTTTCTGCACCGATAATGCGGCGATGATCGGTGTGGCGGCATATTATGATTTCATGCGCGGTCAGAGGGACGGACTGGATCTGAATGCGGTCCCGAATCTGAAGCTGGGGGAGCGATAGTGGAAAAAATAACAGCAGTGGTACTTGCAGCCGGGGCGGGAAAACGGATGCACAGTGATGTGCACAAGCAGTATATGATGCTTGCCGGCCGCCCGGTGCTTTTTTATGCGCTGCAGGCGTTTGCAGAGAGC
This region includes:
- the tsaD gene encoding tRNA (adenosine(37)-N6)-threonylcarbamoyltransferase complex transferase subunit TsaD, which encodes MNSNEIKILAIESSCDETAAAVVVNGRDVRSNVISSQIALHTLYGGVVPEIASRKHIEKINQVIGQALSDAGMTLDDMDAIGVTYGPGLVGALLVGVAEAKAISYAKKLPLVGVHHIEGHISANYIENKDLEPPFLCLVVSGGHTHLVKVLDYGKYEILGKTRDDAAGEAFDKVARAIGLGYPGGPKIEKVAHEGNPHAVEFPHAKIVDGPYDFSFSGLKSAVLNYLNGCKMKNIPIVQADIAASFQKAVTDVLIGNAMKAIDEFGMDKFAIAGGVASNGTLREGMRAACEKKGVAFYHPSPIFCTDNAAMIGVAAYYDFMRGQRDGLDLNAVPNLKLGER